A stretch of Methanobrevibacter sp. YE315 DNA encodes these proteins:
- the rnz gene encoding ribonuclease Z: MEIIFLGTSSAVHSKERNHVSIAVKAFGDVMLFDCGEGTQRQMLHTKVSPMKISKIFITHYHGDHILGLPGLMQSLGLHGREKKLTIYGPKGLDKVRNAIFDFGYCKYEYPLEFIEIEPGIIEETEEYIIKCQSVRHNVPALAYSIEEKKKPRFLREKAIELGVPVGPLFGKLHNGEEVEIDGKIIKPEQVLGKPRKGIKITYSGDTKPCEEMIDLAKDSTLLIHESTFTRQDEENAEEHGHSTAADAAYVAKQANCKELILTHISTRYNGELSKIILNEAQEIFENTKIAYDLMEIELK, from the coding sequence ATGGAAATAATATTTTTAGGAACTTCTTCAGCCGTTCACTCGAAAGAGAGAAATCACGTTTCAATTGCTGTTAAAGCATTTGGAGATGTGATGCTATTTGATTGTGGAGAAGGAACTCAAAGACAAATGCTTCACACAAAAGTAAGTCCTATGAAAATTTCTAAGATATTTATCACTCATTATCATGGGGATCATATTTTAGGTCTTCCGGGACTCATGCAATCCTTGGGACTGCATGGCCGGGAAAAAAAATTAACAATATATGGTCCTAAAGGATTGGATAAAGTTAGAAATGCAATATTCGACTTTGGATATTGCAAATATGAATACCCTCTAGAATTTATTGAAATAGAGCCTGGAATCATTGAAGAAACGGAGGAATACATTATCAAATGCCAATCCGTCAGACATAATGTCCCCGCTCTTGCATATTCAATTGAAGAAAAGAAAAAACCAAGGTTTTTGAGAGAAAAAGCCATTGAGTTGGGAGTTCCGGTAGGTCCGCTTTTCGGTAAATTGCACAATGGGGAAGAAGTTGAAATTGACGGCAAGATCATCAAACCCGAGCAGGTCCTGGGAAAACCTAGAAAAGGAATTAAAATCACTTATTCCGGAGACACCAAACCTTGTGAGGAAATGATTGACCTTGCAAAAGACAGTACACTTCTAATCCATGAATCAACATTCACCAGGCAGGATGAAGAGAATGCAGAAGAGCATGGGCATTCAACAGCCGCAGACGCAGCATATGTTGCAAAGCAAGCAAATTGCAAAGAATTAATATTAACCCACATTAGCACACGGTATAATGGAGAATTATCTAAGATTATATTGAATGAAGCACAAGAAATTTTTGAAAATACAAAAATTGCTTACGATTTAATGGAAATTGAACTTAAATGA
- the nucS gene encoding endonuclease NucS, whose protein sequence is MKYKILEKPNCEDAYELVQDALRKKATIIIFACCKVNYEGRALSELNWGERIIMIKPDGAFLIHQEKKVEPVNWQPPKSRTRSYIKNENLFLESHRRTPKELLTAEIRQIQFISYANIEDFEELEQAGYEKDMSDMIMEKPHLIEEGFTPTTREYSVEHGFIDILGKDSDNNLMVLELKARKAGVAAVKQLRRYLQDLENTDNDYLKECKAQKKKIRGLLVAPSIMDDALELIEEEGIEFVSIEPPRELKRDKKVTLDAF, encoded by the coding sequence ATGAAATATAAAATTTTAGAAAAACCTAATTGTGAAGATGCTTATGAACTAGTCCAAGATGCACTGCGTAAAAAAGCAACAATAATAATTTTTGCATGCTGTAAAGTAAACTATGAAGGACGGGCATTAAGCGAACTCAATTGGGGAGAACGCATAATTATGATAAAACCGGATGGAGCCTTTTTAATACATCAGGAAAAGAAAGTGGAACCTGTAAACTGGCAACCACCCAAATCAAGAACTAGAAGCTATATTAAAAATGAAAACCTATTTTTGGAAAGCCACAGGCGAACACCTAAGGAGTTGCTAACCGCGGAAATCCGACAAATTCAATTCATCAGCTATGCAAATATCGAGGACTTTGAAGAGCTTGAACAGGCCGGATATGAAAAAGACATGAGCGACATGATAATGGAAAAACCTCATTTGATTGAAGAAGGTTTCACCCCCACCACCCGCGAATATAGTGTGGAGCATGGTTTTATAGACATTTTGGGAAAGGACAGTGACAATAACCTGATGGTTCTTGAGTTGAAAGCGCGTAAAGCTGGAGTTGCGGCAGTCAAACAACTTAGAAGATATCTTCAGGATTTGGAAAATACTGACAATGACTACTTAAAAGAATGCAAAGCTCAAAAAAAGAAAATACGTGGTCTGCTTGTTGCACCATCCATCATGGATGACGCTTTGGAATTAATTGAGGAAGAAGGCATTGAATTTGTATCAATTGAACCTCCTCGAGAACTGAAAAGGGATAAAAAAGTAACACTGGATGCATTCTAA
- a CDS encoding alpha/beta fold hydrolase, which translates to MESFEFESGDVLENVDVEYRTKGIPRFDDEGNITNAIIFCPTLKGGHSVLAKFQEYLKRHGNFDDDEYFFITVISLGVPDSCSPSSTGLKNNFPKYTFLDCVNFKKQFLKEKFNITNIFGLLGEGSGGFEIFTWACEYPDDMEWIIVLNSSFKTSGYFYIFVKWVKSLIESSDDFNSGGYDVSLSNLVVSINILLFSGYLSRNIISNASVDELDVLIDDFVDEGLYTDIYDFNSHNDCIAEYDVEDKLSNIKAKSLFIGAHNYLFVDVDKDMLPLKDLVDNSEVVSIYPNQNHYYEEEDYFDGVNAIISFLNEFKK; encoded by the coding sequence ATGGAATCCTTTGAATTTGAATCAGGTGATGTTCTTGAAAATGTTGATGTGGAGTATAGAACAAAGGGGATTCCTAGATTTGATGATGAGGGCAATATTACAAATGCAATTATTTTTTGCCCAACTCTTAAAGGAGGGCATTCTGTTTTAGCTAAATTTCAGGAGTATTTAAAAAGGCATGGTAATTTTGATGATGATGAATACTTTTTCATAACAGTTATCTCACTTGGGGTTCCGGATTCATGTTCACCGTCAAGCACTGGTTTGAAAAATAATTTTCCAAAGTATACATTCTTAGATTGTGTTAATTTTAAAAAACAGTTCTTAAAGGAAAAATTCAATATTACAAACATTTTCGGTTTATTGGGTGAAGGAAGCGGTGGATTCGAAATTTTCACATGGGCGTGCGAATATCCCGACGATATGGAATGGATTATAGTTTTAAACTCATCATTTAAAACTAGTGGTTATTTTTATATTTTTGTTAAATGGGTTAAATCATTAATAGAATCCTCTGATGATTTTAATTCAGGAGGGTATGATGTATCATTATCCAATTTAGTTGTTTCCATTAATATTCTATTGTTTTCAGGGTATTTGTCAAGAAATATTATTTCCAATGCATCAGTTGATGAGCTTGATGTTTTGATTGATGATTTTGTTGACGAAGGATTATACACGGATATTTATGATTTTAATTCGCATAATGACTGCATTGCAGAATATGATGTTGAAGATAAGTTATCCAATATTAAAGCAAAATCATTATTTATTGGAGCGCATAATTATTTATTTGTTGATGTAGATAAGGATATGCTTCCTTTGAAGGATTTGGTTGATAATTCTGAAGTAGTTTCCATATATCCTAATCAAAACCATTATTATGAAGAAGAAGATTATTTTGATGGGGTTAATGCAATAATCTCATTTTTAAATGAATTTAAAAAATAA
- the nadA gene encoding quinolinate synthase NadA: protein MTKTIQEEILKLKDEKNAIILAHNYQPKEVQEIADFLGDSLELCIKASEIDDKDLVVFCGVDFMAETAFILNPDKKIVIPTLEAECPMAHMLPEDVLLKAKEEHPDAGVILYVNSIAEAKQHADTLCTSANAVKVAESLPHDKILFGPDKNLGNHVADKLDKEIIHVPSDGHCYVHRLFHVEDVELKREQYPNAEIICHPECDMKVQKACDVVMSTGGMLRHIAESDKEEFVIGTEIDMITRINSEVPGKKLYPLLEGAICKTMKLHTLEKIRDSLINEAPEVTLPKEVADKSRKAVEHMLNASK, encoded by the coding sequence ATGACCAAAACCATTCAAGAAGAAATACTAAAACTGAAAGATGAAAAAAACGCAATAATACTTGCACACAATTACCAGCCAAAAGAAGTTCAGGAAATTGCAGATTTCCTCGGGGATTCCTTGGAATTATGCATAAAAGCTTCTGAAATCGATGACAAGGATTTAGTTGTATTTTGTGGTGTGGACTTTATGGCTGAAACCGCATTTATATTAAATCCTGATAAAAAAATTGTGATACCTACTTTAGAAGCGGAATGTCCAATGGCCCATATGTTACCTGAAGACGTGTTATTGAAAGCTAAAGAGGAACATCCTGATGCTGGCGTGATTCTTTATGTTAATAGTATTGCTGAAGCTAAACAACATGCAGACACTTTATGCACTTCAGCCAATGCGGTTAAAGTTGCTGAAAGCTTGCCTCATGATAAAATATTGTTCGGACCTGACAAAAACTTGGGAAACCATGTAGCTGACAAGCTTGATAAAGAAATCATCCATGTTCCTAGCGACGGGCACTGTTATGTTCACAGATTATTCCATGTAGAGGATGTCGAACTTAAAAGAGAACAATACCCTAATGCTGAAATAATCTGCCACCCAGAATGTGACATGAAAGTCCAAAAGGCATGTGATGTTGTAATGTCAACCGGCGGAATGCTAAGGCATATCGCTGAAAGCGATAAGGAAGAGTTCGTAATCGGAACTGAAATTGACATGATTACAAGAATCAACTCAGAAGTTCCGGGTAAAAAGTTATATCCTTTACTTGAAGGAGCAATCTGTAAAACCATGAAACTCCACACCTTGGAAAAAATAAGGGATTCCCTTATAAATGAGGCTCCGGAAGTTACTTTACCTAAAGAAGTAGCGGACAAATCTAGAAAAGCAGTGGAGCATATGCTAAATGCATCAAAATAG
- a CDS encoding alpha/beta fold hydrolase, whose product MESFEFENGKVLNDVTVEYMTFGTPKYDEQGKLKNVIVYNHGSLGNYASMKKIFPVAFKGGPFDEEKFFFISISALGSPGSCSPSTTDLKNKFPKYSVRDIVNFQKQFLKEKFNISHILGIIGNSMGGFVALTQAIEYPDFSDFVICGLSTYKVAGHDYILSKFVNEIIESDPDYAKGELTYSLIRTLRMACLAEFNFGLSKKALREMSNVELSSEFENFGNESIEVDIYDLKYCNECCMNYDVESDLNRIKTKVLIIACNQDPHFPPEFDAIPMSELIENSELIVRDSDLGHLFFSDLESICYELKEFMDGFS is encoded by the coding sequence ATGGAGTCATTTGAATTTGAAAATGGAAAGGTGTTAAATGATGTCACTGTTGAATATATGACATTTGGAACTCCAAAATATGATGAACAGGGCAAACTGAAAAACGTAATTGTTTATAATCATGGTTCTCTAGGAAATTATGCGTCGATGAAGAAAATTTTTCCGGTAGCTTTTAAAGGCGGTCCTTTTGATGAAGAAAAATTCTTTTTCATTTCTATTTCAGCATTAGGTTCTCCAGGTTCATGTTCCCCATCAACAACAGATTTAAAAAACAAGTTCCCCAAATATTCTGTTCGCGATATTGTCAATTTTCAAAAGCAATTCTTAAAGGAAAAATTCAATATTTCCCATATCTTGGGCATCATCGGCAATTCAATGGGTGGTTTTGTAGCTTTGACACAAGCTATTGAATATCCTGATTTTTCTGATTTTGTCATTTGCGGTTTAAGTACTTATAAGGTTGCCGGACATGATTATATCCTTTCCAAATTTGTAAATGAAATAATCGAGTCAGATCCGGATTATGCAAAAGGTGAATTGACTTATTCATTGATCAGGACATTGAGGATGGCTTGCTTGGCTGAGTTTAATTTCGGACTTTCAAAAAAGGCTTTAAGGGAAATGTCAAATGTTGAACTGTCAAGCGAATTTGAAAACTTTGGAAATGAATCCATTGAAGTGGATATCTATGATTTGAAGTATTGCAATGAGTGTTGTATGAATTATGATGTTGAAAGTGATTTGAATAGAATAAAAACCAAAGTTTTAATCATTGCATGCAATCAGGATCCGCATTTTCCTCCGGAATTTGATGCGATTCCTATGTCTGAATTGATTGAAAATTCTGAATTGATTGTAAGAGATTCTGATTTGGGACATTTGTTTTTCAGTGATTTGGAAAGCATCTGTTATGAACTTAAAGAATTCATGGACGGATTTTCATGA
- a CDS encoding carbon-nitrogen hydrolase family protein codes for MTIIKIALCQMNVVDNKEENIKKATSMIEKSVSDNANFIVLPEMFNCPYSNDKFIEYGEEEDTSFTLDKISRLAKKNNVYILAGSIPEKDGENLYNTSYLFDKQGDIIAKHRKMHLFDIDVKDKITFKESDVLTAGNEFTIAYTEFGKIGIGICYDIRFPELARIMVENGALILFYPGAFNMTTGPAHWELLFKTRALDNQVYCVGVAPALNEDASYHSFGHSIITDPWGDIVAETDEKESLIISEIDLSEIEKIREELPLLKNKREDLYEIIKK; via the coding sequence ATGACAATAATTAAAATTGCACTTTGTCAAATGAATGTAGTTGATAACAAGGAAGAAAACATCAAAAAAGCTACATCAATGATTGAAAAAAGTGTTTCTGACAATGCTAATTTTATCGTTCTTCCCGAAATGTTTAATTGCCCATATTCAAATGACAAGTTCATAGAATATGGTGAAGAAGAAGATACCAGTTTTACTTTAGATAAAATATCACGTTTAGCCAAAAAGAATAACGTATATATTTTAGCGGGTTCAATTCCTGAAAAGGACGGTGAAAACCTATACAATACAAGTTACCTTTTTGACAAACAAGGAGATATTATTGCAAAACACAGGAAAATGCATCTTTTTGATATTGATGTTAAAGATAAAATCACATTCAAGGAATCCGACGTCTTGACTGCCGGAAATGAATTCACAATTGCCTATACTGAATTTGGAAAAATAGGTATTGGAATCTGTTATGATATTCGTTTTCCGGAACTTGCAAGAATTATGGTTGAAAATGGTGCATTGATATTGTTCTACCCTGGAGCATTTAATATGACAACAGGCCCCGCCCATTGGGAGTTGTTATTTAAAACCAGAGCATTGGACAATCAGGTTTATTGCGTGGGCGTTGCACCAGCATTGAACGAAGATGCAAGTTATCACAGTTTCGGCCATTCAATTATAACAGACCCCTGGGGAGATATTGTAGCTGAAACCGATGAAAAAGAAAGTTTGATTATATCTGAAATAGATTTAAGTGAAATAGAAAAAATAAGGGAAGAACTTCCGCTTTTAAAAAATAAAAGAGAAGATCTTTACGAAATTATTAAAAAATAG
- a CDS encoding DUF5750 family protein yields the protein MIVNIVDYGKVDEKYFVTYDVLGLNPDQVNFLDSELEEETSIEGENLKITMYFNRELYPFQSDIAKFRLQDFISREEIEMNVFLSSFLEEM from the coding sequence ATGATTGTTAATATAGTGGATTATGGTAAAGTTGACGAGAAATATTTTGTAACTTATGATGTTTTAGGATTAAACCCCGATCAGGTCAATTTTTTGGATAGTGAACTTGAAGAGGAAACTTCAATTGAAGGGGAAAATTTGAAAATCACAATGTATTTTAATAGGGAATTGTATCCGTTTCAAAGTGATATTGCAAAATTTAGATTGCAGGATTTCATTTCCCGTGAGGAAATAGAAATGAATGTTTTTCTATCTAGTTTTTTAGAGGAAATGTAA
- a CDS encoding sodium-dependent transporter: MEQEWNSILTFILAMIGLTIGIGNIWRFSYVLYSNGGGSFFIPYIIAILIMGIPFLILEYGLGFSFKGSFSKLMYSLRPEFEMIAWALVLFVFIVVIYYMVILGWDFAYLLNSFNYGWGNNPASFFTASVGGSSDLTKSTTLILLTLFCTLILWAVFWFITYRDINDGIGKLSKILIPLLFIIMLFIFIYSFTLPGAYLGIETLLRPNWLSLLDINIWLAALGQIIFSLSIGQAMVYTYATYLPKNSKLVDEVLLVVITNSLYEIFIAIGTFSILGHMSFTSSIPINELISEGTGLIFIVFPEVFNSMGIMGHILAPLLFISILIAGFTSAFALFEPLLSSLCDKFKWDRRKGVTILVIIAGVCSIIFSTGIGSYLVGIVDEFVNNFGILILIGVQAIIFGWFYGVEKLIPVLNEFSTIKVGKTWVFIIKYLLPIFLIAFWLNGTINLFNNSGSLEIAVDLIITIIVVGFSVLLTKLNPKAD, from the coding sequence ATGGAACAAGAGTGGAATTCTATTTTGACATTCATTTTAGCAATGATTGGCCTTACAATTGGAATTGGAAATATCTGGAGATTTAGTTATGTTTTATATTCCAATGGTGGAGGGTCTTTTTTTATCCCTTACATTATTGCAATTCTGATAATGGGAATTCCATTTTTAATTTTAGAATATGGGTTAGGGTTTAGTTTTAAAGGAAGTTTCTCGAAATTGATGTATTCCCTACGTCCCGAATTTGAAATGATTGCATGGGCATTGGTATTATTCGTATTTATCGTTGTAATCTACTATATGGTTATTTTAGGTTGGGATTTCGCATATTTATTGAATAGTTTCAATTATGGATGGGGAAATAATCCCGCTTCATTTTTTACAGCATCTGTTGGAGGAAGCTCTGATTTAACAAAATCCACAACATTAATCCTGCTTACATTGTTTTGTACATTAATATTATGGGCCGTTTTTTGGTTTATAACTTATCGCGACATTAACGATGGAATTGGAAAATTATCCAAGATTTTAATCCCTTTATTATTTATTATCATGCTTTTCATATTCATTTATTCTTTTACACTGCCCGGAGCTTATTTAGGAATAGAAACATTGCTGAGGCCTAATTGGTTATCTCTTTTAGACATTAACATTTGGCTTGCGGCATTGGGACAGATAATATTCTCTTTAAGCATAGGTCAGGCAATGGTTTACACTTATGCAACTTATTTGCCTAAAAATTCAAAATTAGTTGACGAAGTGCTGCTTGTAGTTATCACAAACTCTTTATACGAGATTTTCATAGCTATCGGAACCTTTTCAATACTTGGACACATGTCATTTACATCATCAATACCTATAAATGAATTAATCAGTGAAGGTACCGGTTTAATATTCATCGTATTCCCAGAAGTTTTCAATTCAATGGGCATAATGGGCCACATTTTAGCACCATTACTGTTCATATCCATATTGATTGCAGGTTTTACATCCGCTTTCGCATTATTTGAGCCTTTACTTTCATCATTGTGTGATAAATTCAAATGGGATCGCCGCAAAGGTGTGACAATATTGGTAATTATCGCCGGTGTCTGTTCCATTATTTTTTCAACAGGAATCGGCAGTTATCTGGTTGGAATTGTTGATGAATTTGTAAACAATTTTGGAATACTAATCTTAATTGGGGTTCAGGCCATTATTTTCGGATGGTTCTATGGTGTTGAAAAATTAATACCTGTTCTAAACGAATTCTCAACCATAAAAGTTGGAAAGACTTGGGTTTTCATAATAAAATATCTATTGCCAATATTTCTAATTGCATTCTGGCTTAACGGGACCATAAACTTATTTAATAATTCTGGATCACTTGAAATAGCTGTTGATTTAATTATTACCATTATTGTCGTTGGATTTTCAGTATTATTGACAAAATTAAATCCTAAAGCTGACTGA
- the nadC gene encoding carboxylating nicotinate-nucleotide diphosphorylase, whose product MDRIIEYMLEEDKGFGDITSDAVVEKGMEVNAYIISKDEGILAGMNIIKELFEEHGVKVTFWLSDGSEISKDDLLMSVKGDARTILLLERTALNLSMRMSGVASAANYYVNLVKDYDVRIAGTRKTSPAIAKFDKYALKVGGADTHRFSLDDMVLIKDNHIALCDSPLDALLKAKETTSFSKKIEIEVETLEDAIECVKNRADIVMLDNMDGAEVKEVIDELEKLNIRQNSLIEVSGGITEDNILDYVEYGVDIISIGALTHSSRSLNFSLKME is encoded by the coding sequence TTGGATAGAATAATAGAATATATGCTTGAAGAAGATAAAGGATTTGGAGATATTACTTCCGATGCTGTTGTAGAAAAAGGCATGGAAGTTAATGCATATATTATTTCAAAAGATGAAGGTATTTTAGCTGGAATGAATATTATTAAAGAGTTATTTGAGGAACATGGAGTTAAAGTCACATTCTGGTTAAGTGACGGAAGTGAAATTTCAAAAGATGATTTGTTAATGTCTGTTAAAGGAGATGCCCGGACAATTCTGCTTCTTGAAAGGACTGCACTTAATTTATCCATGAGAATGAGCGGGGTGGCCAGTGCAGCTAATTATTATGTAAATTTAGTTAAGGATTATGATGTAAGAATTGCTGGAACTCGCAAAACTTCGCCAGCAATAGCTAAATTTGATAAGTATGCTTTAAAAGTTGGCGGTGCGGATACACATCGCTTTAGTTTAGATGACATGGTTTTAATTAAGGACAACCATATTGCCCTGTGCGATTCTCCATTGGATGCGCTTTTAAAAGCAAAGGAAACCACCAGTTTTTCTAAAAAAATAGAAATCGAAGTTGAAACTCTTGAAGATGCCATTGAATGTGTGAAAAACAGGGCGGATATTGTCATGCTCGATAATATGGATGGTGCTGAAGTTAAAGAGGTTATTGATGAGCTTGAAAAACTTAATATTCGTCAGAATTCCTTGATTGAGGTGTCTGGAGGAATCACTGAAGATAATATCCTTGACTATGTTGAATATGGTGTGGATATTATTTCAATAGGTGCTTTAACCCATTCATCAAGAAGTTTAAATTTTAGTCTTAAAATGGAGTAG
- a CDS encoding mechanosensitive ion channel family protein encodes MNIPLLKNDPMVLVYILIIIIGTKITTKLFTDLMKRRKTYENDMTVAYLLKDIITCAIYFLSLMIILQFFGINLPGTLLSLGIVGIAVSFAAKDIISNLFSGIILILGKSIKVGDTIETDGKKGTVEKISIRTTTIIDTLGIKAHIPNSILTNAGYLEFRSDELRRVDLIVGLPLNVDAVEFREYIIKRIESYDELSKNPRPYVYAKEASFIQIKVKVSFWVKDYDGEDRRRLIIADRDKYAVVIANEIRKYIYMGEKDDQNHSRRNTKTER; translated from the coding sequence ATGAACATCCCACTACTCAAAAACGATCCAATGGTTTTAGTTTACATATTGATTATCATTATTGGAACTAAAATCACAACAAAACTTTTCACAGATTTAATGAAAAGAAGGAAAACCTATGAAAATGACATGACTGTAGCATACCTCCTGAAAGACATTATAACCTGCGCCATCTATTTCCTTTCATTAATGATAATTCTACAGTTCTTTGGAATAAACCTTCCAGGAACATTGTTGAGTTTAGGTATTGTAGGTATTGCAGTGAGTTTTGCAGCAAAAGACATTATTTCCAATTTATTTTCAGGAATCATATTAATACTTGGCAAAAGCATTAAAGTTGGAGACACCATTGAAACTGATGGCAAGAAAGGAACTGTTGAAAAAATTTCCATTAGAACAACAACTATAATTGATACTTTGGGCATTAAGGCTCATATTCCAAACTCCATATTAACAAATGCGGGGTATCTTGAATTTAGATCCGATGAACTACGTCGTGTTGACCTTATAGTCGGATTGCCTTTAAATGTTGATGCTGTGGAATTTAGAGAGTATATTATTAAGAGAATTGAAAGTTATGACGAACTGTCTAAAAATCCAAGACCTTATGTTTATGCAAAGGAAGCTAGCTTTATACAAATCAAAGTTAAAGTATCCTTTTGGGTAAAAGATTATGATGGTGAAGACAGACGCAGATTAATAATTGCCGATAGAGACAAATATGCAGTAGTAATCGCTAACGAGATTAGAAAATATATTTATATGGGTGAAAAAGATGACCAAAACCATTCAAGAAGAAATACTAAAACTGAAAGATGA
- the carA gene encoding glutamine-hydrolyzing carbamoyl-phosphate synthase small subunit, protein MVKIAKLALEDGTILKGEAFGYETTKLGELVFSTGMGGYTESLTDPSFKGEILMSTYPLEGNHGVSEEWYQSDRIQVEGFVCREVCREVSNFGPQKTLDEFLNEFETPGICGIDTRDLTLKIRERGSLKAAITTEDIPDDELLEMARAQPSIEERDVVPLVSTKEIKVFNEDADKKVALIDCGVKRNIINSFLERDIGVILFPYDTDYKTVLDYSPNGLMITSGPGNPDRVTETIETMKKLSNRLPIFGICMGQQLIAKSFGARSYKMKFGHRGENQPVKDLKTGKVFITSQNHGFTIDKESLKETDLVLTQINLNDGTPEGISHKELPLHCIQYHPEAGPGPNDTRSIFDEFNQMMDDY, encoded by the coding sequence ATGGTGAAAATAGCTAAATTAGCTTTAGAAGATGGTACTATTTTAAAAGGTGAAGCATTCGGTTATGAAACCACTAAATTGGGAGAACTTGTTTTTTCCACAGGTATGGGTGGTTACACTGAATCCCTAACAGACCCGTCTTTTAAAGGAGAAATCTTAATGTCCACTTACCCATTAGAGGGAAATCATGGTGTAAGTGAAGAGTGGTATCAGTCTGATAGAATTCAGGTTGAAGGATTTGTTTGTCGTGAGGTCTGTCGCGAAGTTTCCAATTTCGGGCCTCAAAAAACATTGGATGAATTTTTAAACGAATTTGAGACTCCTGGAATTTGCGGAATTGACACTCGTGATTTGACACTTAAAATTCGTGAAAGAGGTTCACTTAAAGCAGCAATAACAACTGAAGATATCCCTGATGATGAATTGCTTGAAATGGCACGTGCACAACCAAGTATTGAAGAAAGGGATGTTGTGCCTTTGGTGTCCACTAAAGAAATCAAAGTTTTCAATGAGGATGCAGACAAGAAAGTTGCTTTAATTGACTGTGGTGTTAAAAGGAATATTATTAACTCATTTTTAGAAAGAGACATTGGTGTGATTTTATTCCCATATGATACTGATTATAAAACCGTTTTAGACTATTCACCAAATGGATTAATGATTACATCCGGACCTGGAAATCCGGATAGGGTAACTGAAACTATTGAAACAATGAAAAAGTTATCAAACAGATTGCCGATTTTTGGTATTTGTATGGGTCAGCAATTAATCGCAAAATCTTTCGGAGCAAGATCTTATAAGATGAAATTTGGGCACAGAGGTGAAAATCAACCGGTTAAAGATTTAAAAACTGGAAAAGTATTCATCACATCACAAAACCATGGATTTACCATTGATAAAGAATCATTAAAAGAAACTGATTTAGTTTTAACCCAAATTAACTTAAATGATGGAACTCCTGAAGGAATTTCACATAAAGAATTACCATTACATTGTATACAGTACCACCCTGAAGCAGGTCCTGGTCCAAATGATACAAGAAGCATTTTTGACGAATTTAATCAAATGATGGATGATTATTAA